In a genomic window of Pedobacter sp. KBS0701:
- a CDS encoding ferredoxin, producing the protein MEFLKKIFSIKTKDNDIPLPERYPENSMGDFYVENQVCIACGAPEAEAPDLMEHSKIEYGHCYFKKQPTTADELDRAINAMEVSCISGIRYGGKDKAILKRLYDLGMQAECDYKLEDLE; encoded by the coding sequence ATGGAATTCCTGAAAAAGATCTTTTCAATAAAGACAAAAGATAATGATATACCCCTACCAGAAAGGTATCCTGAAAATTCGATGGGAGATTTTTATGTAGAGAACCAGGTTTGTATTGCCTGTGGTGCACCTGAGGCAGAAGCACCCGACTTAATGGAACATTCTAAAATTGAATATGGACACTGCTATTTTAAGAAACAACCTACTACTGCTGACGAATTAGACCGCGCAATTAATGCAATGGAAGTCTCGTGTATTTCAGGCATTAGATATGGCGGTAAAGACAAAGCAATACTTAAGCGGCTTTATGATTTAGGTATGCAAGCAGAATGCGATTATAAACTGGAGGATTTAGAATGA
- a CDS encoding EVE domain-containing protein yields MNHWLVKSEPFKYSWEKFNEDGRTFWDGVRNYQARNNLKAMKEGDLVLFYHSNEGKNVVGIAKVVKEFYQDPTTDDANWVVVDLSPVESLKNPVSLEQIKAEPSLVDISLVRQGRLSVMPLKATEFDKILEMGS; encoded by the coding sequence ATGAATCATTGGTTAGTCAAGTCAGAGCCTTTTAAATACAGTTGGGAAAAATTTAATGAAGATGGTCGCACCTTTTGGGATGGTGTGCGTAATTATCAGGCGAGGAATAACCTGAAAGCCATGAAAGAAGGAGACTTGGTGCTTTTTTACCACAGTAATGAAGGTAAAAACGTGGTTGGTATTGCCAAAGTGGTGAAAGAGTTTTACCAGGACCCAACTACTGATGATGCCAACTGGGTAGTGGTTGATTTATCGCCTGTAGAAAGCCTGAAAAACCCGGTTTCGCTGGAGCAGATCAAAGCAGAACCAAGTTTGGTTGATATTTCTTTGGTTAGACAAGGACGTTTATCGGTAATGCCGCTTAAGGCTACTGAATTTGATAAGATTCTGGAAATGGGAAGTTGA
- a CDS encoding trypsin-like peptidase domain-containing protein: protein MKEAKSDNFSWTSYLIDLRFDDTHLAFGTSFMITRDANSYLITNWHNVTGQNPETMEFLTGTICFPNNLNVYLVDKNRYSVGEQTTISWSTLNIKLLDDEDSKLWIEHPLYKQGIDVVAIPIIVPDNLVAFSIDQFIEPHNEDTEIHIGQDIYVLGFPFNNTGGGFFPIWKRASIASEPAIDIGGVPKMFVDTASRSGMSGSPVILKERRTVSIHKDGKVSNNYTKLVGIYSGRIGASDELQAQLGIVWKASVIDEIINQ from the coding sequence ATGAAAGAAGCAAAATCAGACAATTTCTCTTGGACATCGTATCTAATTGATCTTAGGTTTGATGATACTCACCTTGCTTTTGGAACTAGCTTTATGATAACTAGAGATGCAAATTCTTATCTAATTACTAATTGGCATAATGTGACAGGACAAAATCCAGAAACAATGGAGTTCTTAACTGGTACTATTTGCTTTCCAAATAATCTTAACGTCTATTTAGTTGATAAAAATAGGTATAGTGTTGGTGAGCAAACAACCATTAGCTGGTCAACTTTAAATATTAAATTATTGGATGATGAAGATAGTAAATTATGGATTGAACATCCGCTTTATAAACAAGGTATTGATGTTGTGGCTATACCTATTATAGTACCTGATAATCTCGTTGCATTTTCAATTGACCAATTTATTGAACCGCATAATGAAGATACAGAAATTCATATTGGGCAAGACATATACGTCTTAGGTTTTCCATTTAACAATACTGGAGGAGGTTTTTTCCCAATTTGGAAGAGGGCTTCTATAGCGTCTGAACCAGCCATTGATATCGGTGGAGTTCCAAAAATGTTCGTTGATACTGCTTCTCGCAGTGGGATGTCCGGCTCTCCCGTCATCTTAAAGGAAAGAAGAACTGTCTCCATCCATAAAGATGGCAAGGTTAGCAACAATTACACCAAACTAGTCGGCATATATTCAGGTAGAATTGGGGCTAGCGATGAATTACAAGCACAGCTCGGCATTGTTTGGAAAGCTTCAGTAATAGACGAAATAATCAATCAATAG
- a CDS encoding ATP-dependent Clp protease proteolytic subunit encodes MDINKEFRLYAVKHQGLNSLYVDQYMGRTAAYTLPVAMTPYITEERQLNVAQMDVFSRLMMDRIIFLGEAVDERNANVIQAQLLFLQSVDTKSDIQLYINSPGGSVYAGFGIYDTMQFIAPDVATICTGIALSMGSVLLCAGAAGKRSALQHSRVMIHQTSGGAEGTAIDMDIRIREVLKVQSDLYHILAKHSGQRYERINEIASRDYWMSAIEAKEFGMIDEVLMREG; translated from the coding sequence ATGGATATTAACAAAGAATTCCGCCTTTATGCGGTAAAACACCAGGGCTTAAACAGCCTTTATGTAGATCAGTATATGGGCAGAACCGCTGCTTATACCCTGCCTGTTGCTATGACGCCCTACATTACGGAAGAACGCCAGCTGAATGTGGCACAAATGGATGTTTTCTCGCGGCTGATGATGGACAGGATTATTTTTTTAGGGGAAGCCGTTGATGAGCGGAATGCAAATGTAATACAGGCCCAATTGCTTTTTTTGCAATCAGTTGATACCAAAAGCGATATTCAATTGTATATCAACTCACCTGGTGGATCGGTTTATGCAGGTTTTGGCATTTATGATACCATGCAGTTTATCGCGCCTGATGTAGCCACTATATGTACGGGCATTGCACTTTCTATGGGTTCGGTATTGTTGTGTGCCGGTGCTGCCGGTAAACGCTCGGCTTTGCAGCACTCGAGGGTCATGATCCATCAAACCTCGGGCGGGGCAGAGGGAACCGCTATTGATATGGATATCAGGATCAGAGAAGTGTTAAAAGTACAATCAGATCTGTACCATATTTTGGCGAAACATAGTGGACAAAGGTATGAGCGGATCAATGAAATTGCCAGCCGCGATTATTGGATGAGCGCCATCGAAGCAAAGGAATTCGGAATGATAGATGAGGTATTGATGCGTGAGGGGTAA
- a CDS encoding S41 family peptidase, whose amino-acid sequence MPIKKALTLFLLLSPVLVLGQLSNRQIRNLTAFSKIYGYVQYFHPSDENKLEIWEGVAINGSKAMLKVSNDDELIGELRKIFLPIAPTIKITLTGQKESFDIDKLKPNIPGGYKEISWQHLGFNLYSGILERPYKSIRLNRTPLVGNDRNIQLPLTGAYDVSGYRGLKYDFSLTTRVNKKDGEPAELKIVNGKDSIELKTNLPEIHHFTGTINSSAELIAFELATDPNIPVSIDKPVFKIIDGDRSFSPHEILNTTQKTTAKLTKITFEIIDPNYALYSQKLKFGEYLDKEIVKGISFVMPLVLLGNKSSTFPIATNKVNDHTDLNYNKISAFEHEELRIADVIMLWNILRHSFPYMDDVKIDQERLLAEILQEASLAKTHTTYIKVIERMCSFYNDAHMFISIMGMEPYYTLPISLIRADHKIVVKEVSDKRLMDSIFPGDIIVKVNGIPVGKRVDTLIQYASGSKQKKDLLVLNRLFNGKKNEKIEVTVLRHGDTRKVAIERTKVSEDYTPGNAGYLQKGNGWVAPDIYYFDLTRNSLTDQNFKLLKTARSIVFDLRGYVFDQTISTDLIPALTRDTIRTVRFFNPKILYPDLEHLSFHPGPEIYFPDIKNRLTQQVIFLTNASAMSASESLLGLIKDFKLGIIVGDATAGTNGDVDIAYLPGNLIVYFSGMLVKNSDGSKHHLKGVLPDIYISQSRNSVEKREDLVLKKALQVIRKRWSSLK is encoded by the coding sequence ATGCCGATAAAGAAAGCACTAACCCTATTCCTTCTACTATCTCCAGTCTTGGTGCTAGGACAGTTGAGTAACCGCCAAATCAGGAATCTAACAGCATTTTCGAAAATCTATGGCTACGTCCAATATTTTCATCCTTCAGACGAAAACAAACTGGAAATATGGGAAGGGGTGGCGATAAACGGAAGTAAAGCTATGTTAAAGGTGAGTAATGATGATGAACTTATTGGTGAACTGAGAAAAATATTTCTTCCAATTGCTCCCACTATCAAAATTACCTTAACTGGTCAAAAAGAAAGTTTTGATATAGATAAACTGAAGCCGAATATCCCTGGTGGTTATAAAGAGATATCATGGCAGCACCTCGGATTTAATCTTTATAGCGGTATCTTAGAAAGGCCTTATAAGAGTATCAGATTAAATCGTACTCCGCTTGTAGGAAATGATCGCAATATACAATTGCCATTGACCGGCGCGTATGATGTATCAGGTTACCGGGGATTAAAGTATGATTTTAGCCTCACCACGCGTGTAAACAAAAAAGATGGTGAACCTGCTGAATTAAAAATAGTGAATGGAAAGGATTCAATAGAACTTAAAACCAACTTGCCTGAGATCCATCACTTCACGGGCACTATAAACAGTTCAGCTGAACTGATCGCATTTGAACTTGCAACAGACCCAAACATCCCAGTTTCGATTGATAAACCTGTTTTTAAGATTATTGATGGCGACAGATCATTTAGCCCTCATGAAATTTTAAATACAACCCAAAAAACAACTGCCAAACTAACAAAGATTACTTTCGAAATAATAGATCCAAACTATGCGCTTTATAGTCAAAAGCTTAAATTTGGCGAGTACCTCGATAAAGAAATTGTTAAGGGAATCAGTTTTGTAATGCCGCTTGTTTTATTAGGCAACAAATCTTCCACTTTCCCTATTGCAACAAATAAAGTAAACGATCATACCGACCTAAACTATAACAAGATTTCGGCATTTGAACATGAGGAATTAAGGATTGCAGATGTAATTATGCTCTGGAATATACTTAGACATTCCTTTCCATATATGGACGATGTAAAAATTGATCAGGAACGTCTTTTAGCTGAAATACTTCAGGAAGCCAGTTTAGCCAAAACCCACACCACCTACATCAAGGTGATTGAACGAATGTGTTCATTTTATAATGATGCACACATGTTTATTTCGATTATGGGAATGGAGCCTTACTACACGCTCCCAATTTCTCTTATTCGGGCAGATCATAAAATTGTAGTTAAGGAAGTTTCCGATAAACGACTCATGGATAGTATTTTTCCAGGTGACATTATTGTCAAGGTTAATGGAATTCCTGTTGGTAAGCGGGTTGATACATTAATTCAATATGCGTCGGGATCAAAGCAAAAAAAAGATCTGCTTGTACTTAACCGGCTGTTCAATGGGAAAAAAAATGAAAAAATAGAAGTTACCGTACTTCGACACGGAGATACCCGTAAGGTTGCAATTGAGCGAACAAAAGTATCAGAAGATTACACGCCGGGAAATGCAGGTTATTTACAAAAGGGAAATGGCTGGGTTGCACCGGATATCTATTATTTTGATCTCACGCGAAATTCTTTGACAGATCAGAATTTTAAACTTTTAAAGACTGCCAGGTCGATAGTGTTTGATCTTCGGGGATATGTTTTCGATCAGACAATCAGTACAGATCTGATTCCTGCTTTAACAAGGGACACCATCAGGACTGTACGCTTCTTTAACCCAAAAATTCTTTACCCTGATCTTGAGCATTTGAGTTTTCATCCGGGTCCCGAGATATATTTTCCTGATATTAAAAATAGATTAACACAGCAGGTAATATTTTTGACCAACGCATCTGCCATGAGTGCTTCAGAATCTTTATTGGGACTGATAAAAGACTTTAAACTGGGAATAATTGTAGGAGACGCGACTGCAGGTACCAATGGAGATGTAGATATAGCTTATCTCCCGGGTAATTTAATTGTGTACTTCTCCGGGATGTTGGTTAAAAATTCTGATGGGAGCAAGCATCACTTGAAAGGGGTTCTGCCGGATATTTATATTAGCCAATCCAGAAATTCAGTTGAAAAGCGAGAAGATTTAGTGTTGAAAAAGGCTCTTCAGGTGATTCGAAAAAGATGGAGTAGTCTGAAATGA
- a CDS encoding SIR2 family protein codes for MAKKTITDNKVSENLKSAEDFIESYSRISVPVYSDETTSKANEYFKKYFSEKMEGNYSEILQTLRNNLVHSFSKTDRTEIIRELKQNYKKEKLVLVLGAGVSMSFGLPSWDILLQKLMMTTLEKEKNASSILSKLFAKIFNPSPLIAGRYLQKYFESNKTSFEEEVRNILYQEIERGTKSKLMDEIIRYCIAPGKSPNLNSIITYNFDDILEYNIQKSSLDLPYKSIYGNGMDVDTGELPIYHVHGYLPEKGKLSDANQITFGESVYHKQYTDTYSWNNIVQINKFRENNCLFIGTSLTDPNTRRLLDIANQQRTTKKGSHFIFKIKYKVEDVKKALSLLLNNEVDLLNEKSNASLQLEETATTLVETIESFEENDLKSFGIKTIWVDTYSQIPEIMHEIRKI; via the coding sequence ATGGCAAAAAAGACAATTACAGATAACAAAGTATCTGAAAACTTGAAATCAGCAGAAGACTTTATTGAATCTTATTCTAGAATATCAGTTCCAGTTTATTCTGATGAAACTACATCCAAAGCTAATGAATATTTTAAAAAATATTTTAGTGAGAAAATGGAAGGGAACTATTCTGAAATACTTCAAACACTAAGAAATAATTTAGTACATAGTTTCAGTAAAACTGATAGAACAGAAATTATCCGTGAATTAAAACAGAATTACAAGAAAGAGAAATTAGTTTTGGTTCTTGGTGCAGGAGTTTCAATGTCTTTTGGATTACCTTCTTGGGATATCTTATTACAAAAACTAATGATGACAACTCTAGAAAAGGAGAAAAACGCCTCTAGCATTTTGTCTAAATTGTTTGCCAAAATATTCAACCCTAGTCCACTCATAGCAGGAAGATATCTGCAAAAATATTTTGAGAGTAACAAAACTTCATTTGAAGAAGAGGTTCGAAATATTTTATATCAAGAAATTGAAAGAGGAACAAAATCCAAGTTGATGGATGAAATTATTAGGTACTGCATCGCTCCTGGTAAAAGTCCAAATTTAAATAGTATCATTACTTATAATTTTGATGACATTTTAGAATACAACATACAAAAAAGCAGTTTAGACTTACCATACAAATCAATTTATGGTAATGGTATGGATGTTGATACTGGAGAACTCCCAATATACCATGTTCATGGCTATTTGCCCGAGAAAGGAAAATTGTCAGATGCTAACCAAATAACATTTGGTGAAAGTGTTTATCATAAGCAATATACGGATACATATAGTTGGAATAATATAGTGCAGATTAACAAATTTCGAGAGAACAATTGTTTGTTTATCGGAACGTCTCTTACTGACCCTAACACAAGGAGGTTGCTTGACATTGCAAATCAGCAAAGAACAACCAAAAAAGGTTCACACTTTATTTTTAAAATTAAATACAAAGTAGAGGATGTAAAAAAGGCCTTAAGTCTACTTTTAAATAATGAAGTTGACTTATTAAACGAGAAGTCCAATGCATCACTTCAATTGGAAGAAACTGCAACCACTCTTGTTGAGACTATTGAGTCCTTTGAAGAGAATGATTTAAAATCTTTCGGAATTAAAACAATTTGGGTCGATACGTACAGTCAAATCCCTGAAATCATGCATGAAATTAGGAAAATATAA